A window of the SAR202 cluster bacterium genome harbors these coding sequences:
- a CDS encoding (Fe-S)-binding protein: protein MSDQPTTKASLFVTCLVDQLFPQVGEAVVNVLRRQGVAVDFPASQTCCGQPLFNSGFRRDAAKLAKRVLKQFEHSQYVVVPSGSCAAMFKIFYPDLFQGDAKLETQAKALAAKTHEFSQFLVNVLKVTNVDAAFDGKVTYHPSCHLLRELGAATEPETLLRAVQGLDYTPLPDAKVCCGFGGTFSVKHAGISEGMLNDKIQNIAKTAATTLVACDSSCLMHIGGALTRRGLNVKTRHLAELLNSGPSSVSQA from the coding sequence ATGTCTGACCAGCCTACAACCAAGGCCTCCCTCTTCGTCACCTGCCTAGTCGACCAGCTCTTCCCCCAGGTCGGCGAGGCCGTAGTCAATGTCCTTCGACGCCAGGGCGTGGCCGTGGACTTCCCCGCCAGCCAGACCTGCTGCGGCCAACCCCTCTTTAACTCCGGCTTCCGCCGCGACGCCGCCAAACTCGCCAAGCGAGTCCTTAAGCAGTTCGAGCACAGCCAGTACGTCGTCGTCCCCTCCGGCTCCTGCGCCGCCATGTTCAAAATCTTCTACCCCGACCTCTTCCAAGGCGACGCCAAGCTGGAAACCCAGGCCAAAGCCCTCGCCGCCAAGACCCATGAGTTCTCGCAATTCCTCGTCAACGTCCTAAAAGTCACCAACGTCGATGCCGCCTTCGACGGCAAGGTCACCTACCACCCCTCCTGCCACCTCCTCCGTGAGCTGGGCGCCGCCACCGAGCCTGAGACCCTTCTTCGCGCCGTCCAAGGCCTCGACTACACCCCCCTGCCCGACGCCAAGGTCTGCTGCGGCTTCGGCGGCACCTTCTCCGTCAAGCACGCTGGCATCTCGGAAGGCATGCTCAACGACAAGATACAAAACATCGCCAAGACTGCCGCGACCACTCTCGTCGCCTGCGACTCCTCATGCCTCATGCACATCGGTGGGGCCCTCACCCGCCGTGGCCTCAATGTTAAGACCAGACACCTAGCGGAGCTTTTAAATTCTGGGCCTTCATCTGTATCGCAAGCTTGA